ATAGTTGATACATATGCTGAGTATTATTATAGGGGTTTGATAAAAGAAGTATTTGAAAGGTATCAATAGGGCTAAATAAGCCCTTTTTTATTGGTTATGATAATTTTAGGAATAGATCCAGGTATAGCCATTATGGGCTATGGCGTGGTTGAATTTAAATCAAATAAGGTTAAAGTATTAGAAAATGGTGTGGTTACAACATCATCTAAGACCAGGACCCCTGAAAGACTTAAGATTTTATATGATCATTTGGATAAGATTATTAAGGAATACAAACCAGATGAATTTGCTATTGAGGAGTTGTTTTTCAATCAAAATGTTAAAACAGCTATTACAGTAGGTCATGCTAGGGGTGTTCAAGTTTTGTGCGCCCAAGATAACGGCTTAGATATATTCGAATACACACCTCTACAAATTAAGCAAGCTATAACTGGTTATGGGAGGGCGAGTAAACAGCAAATGCAATTAACAATTACTACTCTTCTTAACCTAAAGAAAATACCTAAGCCTGATGATGCTGCAGACG
This genomic window from Anaerococcus murdochii contains:
- the ruvC gene encoding crossover junction endodeoxyribonuclease RuvC — protein: MIILGIDPGIAIMGYGVVEFKSNKVKVLENGVVTTSSKTRTPERLKILYDHLDKIIKEYKPDEFAIEELFFNQNVKTAITVGHARGVQVLCAQDNGLDIFEYTPLQIKQAITGYGRASKQQMQLTITTLLNLKKIPKPDDAADALSVALCHVLSQRFKEQYRMN